CGCGCCGCACGCTTGGCCGGCGCCGGCTCCGCGTGCCGCGCGCCATGGCCGTGCGGCGCGGCACCCATGTCGCGCGCCGCGGCGACAGGCTCGGCCGCGGCCGACTGGCGCGGCCGCGATACGAACGCGCCCGACTTGTCGTCGCGCCCCACTTCGAGCAGGCCGCGCGCCTGCGCTTCGTCGAGCAGGTTGCCGAACGCCCGGAAGCCGTAATACGACTCGTTGAAGTCCGGCTTGCGGCGCTTGATCGCGCTCTTGAGCACCGACGCCCAGATCTTGCCGACGTCGTCGCGCTCGGACGCCAGCGCGTCGAAGGTCTCGACCGCGAGTGCGATCGCCTCGGTCCGGCGCGCTTCGATCTCGGGCTTGCGCGACGGCTCGTCGGGCCGCTTCGCGCCGCCGTTGCCGGTGCGCTGCTGTTCGCGCTTCGCCAGCGCGCGCTGCTGCTCGCGCACCAGATCGTCGTAGAAAATGAATTCGTCACAGTTCGCGACCAGCAGGTCCGACGTCGACTTCTTCACGCCGACTCCGATCACCTTCTTCGCGTTCTCGCGCAACTTCGACACGAGCGGCGAAAAATCCGAGTCGCCGCTGATGATCACGAACGTGTCGACGTGCGACTTCGTGTAGCAGAGGTCGAGCGCATCCACGACGAGCCGGATGTCGGCCGAGTTCTTGCCCGACTGGCGCACGTGCGGGATCTCGATCAGCTCGAAGCTCGCCTCGTGCATCGACGCCTTGAAGCCCTTGTAGCGCTCCCAGTCGCAGTACGCCTTCTTCACGACGATGCTGCCCTTCAGCAGCAGCCGCTCCAGCACGGGCTTGATGTCGAACTTCTCGTACTTCGCGTCGCGCACGCCGAGCGCGACGTTCTCGAAGTCGCAGAACACGGCCATGCTGACGTTGTCCAGGGGTAATGCCATGTGTACTCCAACCGGTTGGTCGCCGCGTTGTATTGCGTAGCGGCGAAAAATGCATCGCGCACATGATAGCCGGTCGGCGGGTCGATTCCGCAATCGGCGTGCGCGACGCGGCGCCGACGGGGCCCCGCGCGCGGCCGCGCCGGCAAGCCTTGTGCGCTACGGCCCTCATTACCTGCGCGCCGCCTGCCCAATTCGACATACACTTGAGTATCAGTCGTCCGTCCCTATCTGGAAGGATGACGCATCGAGCAAGGAGCGGTTTCATGACGACGAAGGTACTGCTGATTGGCGCGACCGGCCGCACGGGCCAGGCCTGCGCGGATCTGCTGCTCAAGCAGCCGGAATTCGAGGTGACTGCGCTGGTGCGCCGGCACGGCTATGCGCTGCCCGGCGCGAAGGTCGTCGAGGCCGATCTGACGGGCGATTTCTCGCACGCGTTCCAGGGCATCACGCATGTGATCTACGCGGCCGGCTCGGCAGAGTCGGAAGGCGCCGCCGAAGAGGAGCAGATCGACCGCGACGCGGTCGCGCGCGCGGCCGAGCATGCGCTCGCCTACAACGTGCAGAAGCTGGTCGTGATCAGTTCGCTGACCGCGTACTGGCCGGAGCGCACCAGCGACGCGCTGCGCCACTATTCACAGATGAAACACGAAGGAGACGAACGCGTGATCGCGTCGGGCATCGACTACGTGATCCTGCGCCCCGGCCCGCTCGCGGACGGCCCGGGCGTCGGCAAGATCGCGCTGACCGAGGAGCCGCTCGACGCGGCGCCGCCCGTGTCGCGCCAGGACGTCGCATGGGCCGCGATCGAAGCGATCAAGCTTGGCATCACGCGCAAGGTCGTCGGCTTCGTCGGCGGCGGCGTGCCGATCGAGCAGGCGTTGCGCGCGTAACGCGCCCCGCGCTGCCGCGCGTTTCCTGCTGCCGGCGGCCCGCGCTGCGGGCCGCCTTGCCGTGCGCTTATTGCTTCGGGTGCGCGTCGGCCCACGCCTTGACCACGCCGAGCGTGTTCTCGACGTGCTTGTCGGGCGACAGGCTCGTGTATTCGTACAGCACCTTCCCTTCCGGCGAAATCACGTAGGACACGCGGTTCGCGCGATCGAGCGCGGGCAGCTTCGCGTCGTATTCGCGGATGATCTTCGCGTCCGGGTCGGCCGCGACCGGGAACTTGCTGCGGCACTCGCTCACCGAGAACTTGGACAGCGTGTCGATGTTGTCTGCGGATACGCCGATCACCGTCGCGCCGTAAGCCTTGTAATGATCGACCGCATCCGCGAACGCATGCGCCTCGATCGTGCAGCCCTTCGTGAACGCGGCCGGGTAGAAATACAACACGACCGGCCCATGCTTCAGCGCATCGGCGAGCGAGTACGTGTAAGTCTTGCCGCCCAGCGACGCCTGCGTCGTAAAGCCGGGCGCCGTGTCGCCCGGCTTCAGTTCCGCCTGCGCCACGAGCGCATGACCGGCCACCAGCAGCGCCGCCGCGGCGCCCACCAACAGTTTTCGCTTCATCTGCGTCCTCATTTCTTATAAAGTCAGCCTCGATGTAGGCCACGCCGGCGTTCGACGGTCGAACGCCGGCCTGCACGACCCGGTCCGGCGGTAGCGCCAGCCGCGGCCGGCCGGCCGGTTAAAGATTCCGCGCAGCCTGCCGTTATTCCTTCCGGACAACCGGTTCCAGCCCTTCACGTCAGCGAGACACATGGAAGCCAACAGGAAACAGACGCCACGCAAGGGCTCCTGGCGCAACGCCTTGCATACGCTGCGCCGCTTCGCCTGGTCGGGCGGCGCGCTGATGCCTGCGCGCGCCGGCGCGCCGCGCCGCGACGATACCGTGCGCAACTGGCTGGAGCAGACGGTCGGCACGGTGGATTTCCTCGCCCATGTCGACCGCGAGCTGCGTTTTCTGTACGTCTCCGACGCAAGCCTGCGCTTCATCGGCTATCACCGCGACTACCTGCACACGCTGACGCTGCGCGACCTGATCGCGGAACAGGATACCGCGGTGCTCGAAGGCTTGCTTGCGCGCGCCGCGCGTTCCGGCCAGGTCGAGAAGGCGACGATGTGCATCGTCAAGTCGCTCACCTACCCGCTCGACGTCGAGGTTCGCGCGTACAAGAGCCGCCACCACGGCGTCGACGGCTTCGCGATCGCCGCGTTCGACGTGTCGGCATGGCGCGCACTCGAGGCGCGCCTGACGTACGAAATGCACCACGATCAGATGACAGGGCTCGGCAACCTGTCCGCGCTCGTGCCCGCGCTGATGCGCGCGCAGCAGGCCGCCGACGAGGCCGGCACCTGCGCGGC
This window of the Burkholderia cepacia GG4 genome carries:
- a CDS encoding peroxiredoxin, which encodes MKRKLLVGAAAALLVAGHALVAQAELKPGDTAPGFTTQASLGGKTYTYSLADALKHGPVVLYFYPAAFTKGCTIEAHAFADAVDHYKAYGATVIGVSADNIDTLSKFSVSECRSKFPVAADPDAKIIREYDAKLPALDRANRVSYVISPEGKVLYEYTSLSPDKHVENTLGVVKAWADAHPKQ
- a CDS encoding NYN domain-containing protein; this translates as MALPLDNVSMAVFCDFENVALGVRDAKYEKFDIKPVLERLLLKGSIVVKKAYCDWERYKGFKASMHEASFELIEIPHVRQSGKNSADIRLVVDALDLCYTKSHVDTFVIISGDSDFSPLVSKLRENAKKVIGVGVKKSTSDLLVANCDEFIFYDDLVREQQRALAKREQQRTGNGGAKRPDEPSRKPEIEARRTEAIALAVETFDALASERDDVGKIWASVLKSAIKRRKPDFNESYYGFRAFGNLLDEAQARGLLEVGRDDKSGAFVSRPRQSAAAEPVAAARDMGAAPHGHGARHAEPAPAKRAARRRGQRAEAAVHESVQDEVEEATVADVISEAAIVPAEVTEAVEAAEATGTHGDAKDGRKRARKSAAKKTGAKKGGDAKAAGRHAAAKPDEAAHGGAKHGADKHADGKHADGKHAEAAHRDAEHGEDRHVAAQHAVPTAGEYGASVPAAQPSHEAAPAELAGESAGESAAEAVAAAKPKKPARKTATRARRPRKTAAAAE
- a CDS encoding NAD(P)H-binding protein, yielding MTTKVLLIGATGRTGQACADLLLKQPEFEVTALVRRHGYALPGAKVVEADLTGDFSHAFQGITHVIYAAGSAESEGAAEEEQIDRDAVARAAEHALAYNVQKLVVISSLTAYWPERTSDALRHYSQMKHEGDERVIASGIDYVILRPGPLADGPGVGKIALTEEPLDAAPPVSRQDVAWAAIEAIKLGITRKVVGFVGGGVPIEQALRA